From a region of the Mycobacteroides saopaulense genome:
- a CDS encoding MarR family winged helix-turn-helix transcriptional regulator yields MTLPFDPVDDAHRHWVENGWGDVADGMAAVTSVMRAHQIMLARVEDVLRPHGLTFSRYEMLMLLSFSRSGSMPMAKASARLQVHPTSVTNTVDRLEEAGLVRRVPNPADGRGTLVEITDAGRDLGAVATADLNAKVFAQIGLSPSRTRTLVSVLTHLRRDAGDFG; encoded by the coding sequence ATGACCCTGCCGTTCGATCCCGTCGACGATGCCCATCGCCACTGGGTAGAAAACGGCTGGGGTGATGTCGCCGACGGGATGGCCGCCGTCACGTCGGTGATGCGGGCCCACCAGATCATGCTGGCGCGTGTCGAGGATGTACTGCGCCCGCATGGTCTGACTTTCTCCCGGTACGAGATGTTGATGCTGCTGTCCTTCAGCCGATCGGGCTCCATGCCGATGGCCAAAGCCAGTGCACGCCTTCAAGTCCACCCCACCTCGGTGACCAACACGGTGGATCGCCTGGAGGAGGCGGGGCTGGTGCGCCGGGTGCCCAACCCTGCCGACGGTCGCGGCACGCTGGTCGAGATCACCGACGCCGGGCGTGATCTCGGTGCGGTGGCGACCGCCGATCTGAACGCCAAGGTGTTCGCACAGATCGGACTCTCGCCGTCACGCACCCGCACGCTGGTGTCGGTACTGACTCATCTGCGCCGTGACGCGGGGGACTTCGGCTAG
- a CDS encoding enoyl-CoA hydratase, translated as MTFETILTERIDRVAVITLNRPKALNALNSQVMHEVTTAAAEFDADHGVGAIIITGSEKAFAAGADIKEMSEQSFSDMFGSDFFAAWGKLGAVRTPTIAAVSGYALGGGCELAMMCDLIIAADNAKFGQPEIKLGVLPGMGGSQRLTRAIGKAKAMDMILTGRNMDAAEAERSGLVSRVVATESLLDEAKAVAKTISEMSLSASMMAKEAVNRAFESSLAEGLLFERRIFHSAFGTADQSEGMAAFVEKRPANFIHR; from the coding sequence ATGACCTTCGAAACCATCCTCACCGAGCGCATCGACCGCGTTGCCGTCATCACCCTGAACCGACCCAAGGCGCTCAACGCGCTGAACTCGCAGGTGATGCACGAGGTAACCACCGCCGCAGCCGAATTCGACGCCGACCACGGCGTCGGCGCGATCATCATCACCGGCAGCGAGAAGGCCTTCGCCGCGGGCGCGGACATCAAGGAGATGTCCGAGCAGTCGTTCAGCGACATGTTCGGATCCGACTTCTTCGCCGCCTGGGGCAAGCTGGGCGCCGTACGCACGCCGACGATCGCCGCGGTGAGCGGATACGCCCTCGGCGGCGGCTGTGAGCTGGCCATGATGTGCGACCTGATCATCGCCGCCGACAACGCCAAGTTCGGGCAGCCCGAGATCAAGCTGGGCGTGCTGCCGGGCATGGGCGGGTCTCAGCGGCTCACCCGCGCCATCGGCAAGGCGAAGGCCATGGACATGATCCTCACCGGCCGCAACATGGACGCCGCCGAGGCAGAGCGCAGTGGCCTGGTCTCGCGGGTGGTGGCCACCGAGAGCCTGCTCGACGAAGCCAAGGCTGTCGCCAAGACCATCTCCGAGATGTCGCTGTCGGCCTCGATGATGGCCAAGGAAGCCGTCAATCGCGCCTTCGAGTCCAGCCTGGCCGAGGGATTGCTGTTCGAGCGCAGGATCTTCCACTCGGCGTTCGGCACCGCTGACCAGTCCGAGGGTATGGCCGCGTTCGTCGAGAAGCGCCCCGCCAACTTCATTCACCGCTGA
- the mmsB gene encoding 3-hydroxyisobutyrate dehydrogenase: protein MTNVAFIGLGHMGLPMAVNLTKAGHTVAAFDLSEQARGAATEAGVPLAESGAAAAATADVVITMLPKGEHVLAAYQDLLPAARPGTLFIDSSTVDVADARAAHEAATTAGHRFADAPVSGGVPGATAATLTFMVGADDAVFAAAEPILEVMGKRVVHCGGPGVGQAAKICNNMILGVSMIAISEAFVLGEKLGLSHQALFDVAANASGQCWALTSNCPVPGPVPTSPANRDYTPGFAVALMAKDLGLAANAVRANGVDAQLGLAAAHIYDDFNSTGGSGLDFSAIFSRIQGAS, encoded by the coding sequence ATGACCAACGTTGCCTTTATCGGGTTGGGCCACATGGGATTACCCATGGCGGTCAACCTGACCAAGGCCGGACACACCGTGGCCGCCTTCGACCTGTCCGAGCAGGCACGCGGCGCCGCCACCGAGGCGGGGGTGCCCCTGGCGGAGTCCGGCGCGGCGGCCGCCGCCACGGCCGACGTGGTGATCACCATGCTGCCCAAAGGTGAGCATGTACTCGCGGCCTATCAGGACCTGTTGCCCGCGGCGCGTCCGGGCACACTGTTCATCGACTCCTCGACCGTCGACGTGGCCGATGCCCGCGCCGCGCACGAGGCGGCCACCACGGCCGGACACCGCTTCGCCGATGCCCCGGTGTCCGGCGGCGTACCCGGTGCCACCGCGGCCACCCTGACGTTCATGGTGGGTGCCGACGACGCCGTATTCGCCGCCGCGGAACCGATTCTGGAGGTCATGGGCAAGCGCGTGGTGCACTGCGGCGGTCCCGGTGTGGGGCAGGCCGCGAAGATCTGCAACAACATGATCCTGGGCGTATCGATGATCGCGATCAGCGAAGCCTTCGTGCTGGGCGAGAAGCTCGGTCTGTCTCACCAGGCCCTGTTCGATGTCGCGGCCAATGCCTCGGGTCAGTGTTGGGCACTCACGTCGAACTGTCCCGTGCCCGGACCGGTGCCCACCAGCCCCGCCAATCGCGACTACACGCCGGGCTTCGCCGTTGCACTGATGGCCAAGGACCTCGGACTGGCGGCTAATGCGGTGCGCGCCAACGGGGTTGACGCCCAGTTGGGCCTGGCCGCCGCGCACATCTACGACGACTTCAATTCCACCGGAGGCTCCGGCCTAGACTTCTCGGCGATCTTCTCGCGAATCCAAGGAGCGTCATGA
- a CDS encoding enoyl-CoA hydratase/isomerase family protein → MTDQIQTRVEKGVGLLTLNRPKAINSLTNDMITAMSAALSEWEADDAVRAVVLSGAGERGLCAGGDVVEIHNSAKIDGVIARRFFREEYQLNAQVGRFSKPYVALMDGIVMGGGVGVAGHANTRIVTDTSKVGMPEVGIGFIPDVGGTYLLSRAPGELGLHAALTGAPFSGADAIAMGFADHYVPHDRLEKFTKAIIDSDIATALAVHGAIAPSSDLLTQRSWIDACYAGDSVADIVAALQSHGDERARAAADQILTRSPIALSVTLAAVRRARELPSLEAVLTQEYRVSSQSVRSHDLVEGIRAQLVDKDRNPQWDPKTLAAVTEADVEAFFQPVSDDLEWS, encoded by the coding sequence GTGACGGATCAGATCCAGACCCGGGTCGAGAAGGGTGTCGGCCTGCTGACACTCAACCGCCCCAAGGCCATCAACTCATTGACCAACGACATGATCACCGCGATGTCCGCGGCCCTGTCCGAATGGGAGGCCGACGACGCGGTGCGCGCCGTGGTGCTCTCGGGCGCCGGGGAACGCGGTCTATGTGCCGGCGGCGACGTGGTGGAGATCCACAACAGCGCCAAGATCGACGGCGTCATCGCCCGCCGGTTCTTCCGCGAGGAGTACCAGCTCAACGCCCAGGTCGGCCGATTCTCGAAACCGTATGTCGCGCTGATGGACGGCATCGTGATGGGTGGCGGTGTCGGTGTGGCCGGACATGCCAACACCCGCATCGTGACGGACACCTCCAAGGTCGGTATGCCCGAGGTCGGGATCGGATTCATCCCGGACGTAGGCGGCACCTACCTGCTTTCCCGCGCCCCGGGTGAGCTCGGCCTGCACGCCGCGCTCACCGGTGCTCCGTTCTCCGGTGCCGACGCCATCGCGATGGGATTCGCCGACCACTACGTGCCGCATGACCGGCTGGAGAAGTTCACCAAGGCCATCATCGACAGCGATATTGCCACCGCACTCGCGGTCCATGGCGCGATTGCCCCATCGAGCGACCTTCTGACACAACGGAGCTGGATCGACGCCTGCTACGCCGGGGATTCCGTCGCCGACATCGTGGCCGCGCTGCAGTCCCACGGCGACGAGCGAGCACGTGCCGCCGCCGACCAGATACTGACCCGCTCCCCCATCGCCCTGTCGGTGACGCTCGCGGCGGTGCGGCGCGCCCGCGAGTTGCCCTCACTGGAAGCGGTTCTCACGCAGGAGTACCGGGTGTCCAGCCAATCGGTGCGCTCGCACGACCTCGTCGAGGGCATCAGGGCGCAGCTGGTCGACAAGGACCGCAACCCACAGTGGGATCCCAAGACACTCGCCGCCGTCACCGAGGCCGATGTCGAGGCCTTCTTCCAACCGGTCAGCGACGATTTGGAGTGGTCATGA
- a CDS encoding isobutyryl-CoA dehydrogenase produces MFNLTDEQREIWNTAREFADIHIAPHALDWDRDKYFPVEVFPKAAALGMGGIYINPDVGGSGLTRLDASLIFEAMATGCSAVSAFISIHNMAAWMIDEFGDEEQRQHWLPSMCTMETIGAYCLTEPECGSDASALRTSAVRDGDEYVLNGVKQFISGAGAADLYVVMARTGGPGPRGISTIVVPKDTPGLSFGPPERKMGWHAQPTAQVIFEDARVPVTNRIGEEGIGFTIAMRGLNGGRLNIASCSLGGARAALEKSIEYLRTRKAFGDELIKFQALQFRLADMATELEAARTMVWRAASAVHEGDPRAAELCAMAKRIATDVGFTVANEALQLHGGYGYLAEYGIEKIVRDLRVHQILEGTNEIMRVIVSRKLIQEGLPA; encoded by the coding sequence ATGTTCAATCTGACCGACGAACAGCGCGAGATCTGGAATACGGCACGGGAGTTCGCCGATATCCACATAGCGCCCCACGCCCTGGACTGGGACCGCGACAAGTACTTCCCGGTCGAGGTGTTTCCCAAGGCCGCGGCCTTGGGCATGGGTGGCATCTACATCAACCCCGATGTCGGCGGCTCCGGACTGACCCGTCTGGACGCCTCCCTGATCTTCGAGGCGATGGCCACCGGATGCTCGGCCGTCTCGGCATTCATCTCCATCCACAACATGGCCGCATGGATGATCGACGAGTTCGGCGACGAGGAGCAGCGCCAACACTGGCTGCCCTCGATGTGCACCATGGAGACCATCGGGGCCTACTGCCTGACCGAGCCCGAATGTGGCAGTGACGCATCGGCTTTGCGGACCAGTGCGGTGCGCGATGGCGACGAGTACGTGCTCAACGGCGTCAAGCAGTTCATCTCCGGCGCCGGGGCCGCGGACCTGTACGTCGTGATGGCGCGCACCGGCGGCCCCGGACCGCGGGGCATCTCCACCATCGTGGTTCCCAAGGACACCCCCGGGCTGTCCTTCGGGCCGCCCGAACGCAAGATGGGCTGGCATGCGCAGCCGACCGCGCAGGTCATCTTCGAGGATGCTCGGGTTCCGGTGACCAACCGAATCGGCGAGGAGGGCATCGGGTTCACCATCGCGATGCGCGGCCTCAACGGCGGCCGGCTCAACATCGCGTCGTGTTCGCTCGGTGGTGCCCGCGCGGCGCTGGAGAAGTCGATCGAGTACCTACGCACGCGCAAGGCGTTCGGTGACGAGCTGATCAAGTTCCAGGCACTGCAATTCCGGCTTGCGGATATGGCCACCGAGCTCGAGGCCGCCCGCACCATGGTCTGGCGTGCGGCCTCCGCGGTGCATGAGGGCGATCCGCGCGCGGCGGAGCTGTGTGCCATGGCCAAACGCATTGCCACTGACGTAGGTTTCACGGTGGCCAACGAGGCATTGCAGCTACACGGCGGCTACGGCTACCTGGCCGAGTACGGCATCGAGAAGATCGTGCGCGACCTACGGGTGCACCAGATCCTGGAAGGAACCAACGAGATCATGCGAGTCATCGTGTCCCGCAAGCTTATCCAAGAAGGGCTTCCCGCGTGA
- a CDS encoding CoA-acylating methylmalonate-semialdehyde dehydrogenase produces the protein MSSLPQLTHFVAGKRVSGTSGRFADVFDPTQGKPVRQVPLADVSEVEAVIANAAEAQPGWAARNPQQRARVLAKFVDLVRAEIDDLAAMLSQEHGKTLADAKGDIERGLEVCEFATGIPHLIKGECTSGAGTGIDVYSIRQPLGVVAGITPFNFPAMIPLWKAGPALACGNAFVLKPSERDPSVPLRLAELFLEAGLPPGVFNVVNGDKTAVDALLHDPRIAAVGFVGSTPIAQYIYETATANGKRAQCFGGAKNHMIIMPDADIDQAIDALIGAGYGSAGERCMAISVAVPVGESTAERLVDGLTKRARELVVGASLDDGVDFGPLVGADALKRVRDYIDVGIAEGAELVLDGRDLKVDGHEDGFFIGASLFDHVTPEMRIYKEEIFGPVVSVVRAKDYDEAVRLPSEHEFGNGVAIFTRDGDTARDFCAKVNTGMVGVNVPIPVPVAYHTFGGWKRSGFGDLNQHGPDSIRFYTKTKTVTQRWPSGIKEGASFVIPTMD, from the coding sequence ATGAGTTCGTTACCGCAATTAACACATTTCGTGGCCGGCAAGCGCGTTTCCGGCACCTCCGGCCGCTTCGCCGATGTCTTCGACCCCACGCAGGGCAAGCCGGTACGACAGGTGCCGCTGGCGGACGTTTCCGAAGTCGAGGCGGTCATCGCAAACGCGGCGGAAGCGCAGCCCGGCTGGGCCGCCCGCAACCCTCAGCAACGCGCTCGTGTGCTCGCCAAGTTCGTCGACTTGGTCCGCGCCGAGATCGACGACCTGGCCGCGATGCTGTCCCAGGAGCACGGCAAGACCCTCGCCGACGCCAAGGGTGACATCGAGCGCGGGCTTGAGGTCTGCGAATTCGCCACCGGCATCCCCCACCTCATCAAGGGCGAATGCACCAGCGGCGCGGGTACGGGCATCGACGTGTACTCCATCCGCCAACCCCTCGGCGTGGTCGCGGGCATCACCCCGTTCAACTTCCCGGCGATGATTCCGCTGTGGAAGGCCGGCCCGGCGCTGGCGTGTGGAAACGCCTTCGTCCTCAAGCCGTCCGAGCGCGACCCGTCGGTGCCTCTACGCCTGGCCGAGCTGTTCCTGGAGGCGGGTCTGCCTCCGGGCGTCTTCAACGTGGTCAACGGAGACAAGACCGCCGTGGATGCACTGCTGCACGATCCGCGTATCGCCGCGGTCGGATTCGTCGGCTCGACGCCGATCGCGCAGTACATCTACGAGACCGCAACCGCGAACGGCAAACGCGCCCAATGCTTTGGCGGGGCCAAGAACCACATGATCATCATGCCGGACGCCGACATCGACCAGGCCATCGATGCGTTGATTGGTGCCGGATACGGCTCCGCCGGTGAGCGCTGTATGGCGATCTCTGTCGCGGTTCCCGTCGGTGAATCCACCGCCGAACGGCTCGTGGACGGCCTGACCAAGCGGGCCCGCGAGCTAGTGGTCGGAGCATCCCTGGACGACGGTGTCGACTTCGGCCCGTTGGTCGGAGCCGACGCCCTCAAGCGCGTGCGTGACTACATCGACGTCGGAATCGCCGAGGGAGCCGAGCTGGTCCTGGACGGCCGCGACCTCAAGGTCGACGGGCACGAAGACGGGTTCTTCATCGGCGCATCGCTTTTCGACCACGTCACGCCCGAGATGCGCATCTACAAGGAAGAGATCTTCGGACCAGTGGTGTCGGTGGTTCGCGCCAAGGACTACGACGAGGCGGTGCGGCTGCCGTCCGAGCACGAGTTCGGAAACGGCGTCGCGATCTTCACCCGTGACGGCGACACCGCGCGCGACTTCTGCGCCAAGGTCAACACCGGAATGGTCGGCGTGAACGTCCCGATCCCGGTTCCCGTGGCGTACCACACCTTTGGCGGTTGGAAGCGGTCCGGATTCGGCGACCTCAACCAGCACGGACCCGACTCCATCCGGTTCTACACCAAGACCAAGACGGTGACCCAGCGCTGGCCTTCGGGCATCAAGGAAGGCGCCTCCTTTGTGATTCCGACCATGGACTGA
- a CDS encoding Bax inhibitor-1/YccA family protein — translation MRTTSNPILRTLPGREGGGYAQFGAGAAGAGAMAAQQMRQDPYTAYPEAQAGVSRPLTIDDVVTKTGITLGVIVAVAAAAFFLISANTALALPFLAVGGIGGFIMVMIASFGRKQDNPAVVLSYAALEGLFVGAISFVIPASVGVGGASAGALIGQAILGTVGVFIGMLFVYRSGAIRVTPKFQRMLLASLVGVLVLAMGNLVLGFFGIDMGLRSGGPIAIIFSLVCIGIAAFSFLVDFDAADQLVRAGAPEKAAWGIALGLAVTLVWLYVEILRLLSYFQND, via the coding sequence GTGCGAACCACCAGCAATCCCATTCTTCGGACGCTGCCCGGACGTGAGGGTGGCGGCTATGCGCAGTTCGGGGCAGGTGCGGCAGGAGCTGGGGCCATGGCGGCTCAGCAGATGCGGCAGGACCCGTACACCGCGTATCCCGAGGCGCAGGCCGGCGTATCCCGGCCGCTGACGATCGACGATGTGGTGACCAAGACGGGCATCACCCTCGGTGTGATCGTCGCGGTCGCCGCGGCGGCATTCTTCTTGATCAGCGCCAACACCGCGCTGGCCCTGCCTTTCCTTGCCGTCGGCGGCATCGGCGGCTTCATCATGGTGATGATCGCCAGCTTCGGACGTAAGCAGGACAACCCGGCCGTCGTGCTGAGCTACGCGGCGCTCGAGGGCCTCTTCGTCGGCGCCATCTCGTTTGTCATCCCGGCCAGCGTGGGTGTCGGCGGAGCCAGCGCGGGTGCGCTGATCGGCCAGGCGATCCTCGGCACCGTCGGTGTGTTCATCGGCATGCTGTTCGTGTACCGCTCCGGCGCCATCCGCGTGACGCCCAAGTTCCAGCGGATGTTGCTGGCCTCCCTGGTCGGCGTGCTGGTGCTGGCCATGGGCAACCTGGTGCTCGGTTTCTTCGGCATCGACATGGGTCTGCGCAGCGGTGGCCCGATCGCGATCATCTTCTCGCTGGTCTGCATCGGCATCGCCGCGTTCAGCTTCCTGGTCGACTTCGACGCCGCCGATCAGCTGGTGCGCGCCGGGGCGCCGGAGAAGGCCGCCTGGGGCATTGCCCTCGGCCTGGCCGTCACCCTGGTCTGGCTCTACGTCGAGATCCTGCGACTGCTGAGCTACTTCCAGAACGACTAG
- the purT gene encoding formate-dependent phosphoribosylglycinamide formyltransferase produces the protein MTTIGTPLSPCATRVMLLGAGELGREVLIALQRLGVETIAVDRYENAPGHQIAHHARVISMTDPEQLRALIEAEKPDLVVPEIEAIATATLEALEAEGVVRVIPTARAARLTMDREGIRRLAAETLGLPTSPYKFCDSLDELRAAIDPESGGIGYPCVVKPLMSSSGKGQSRLDGPADVQNAWDYAMAGSRVSNNRVIVEGFVDFDYEITLLTVRALGTGGQVETNFCAPIGHRQANGDYVESWQPHPMSDAALRSAEHIARAVTENLGGQGIFGVELFVKGDQVYFSEVSPRPHDTGMVTMTTQWQNEFELHARAILGLPVDTTLKSPGASAVIYGGVDAQGVVFDGVEEALRVPRTDLRLFGKPESFVTRRMGVALARDEDVNAARRNAAEAASRVRVSG, from the coding sequence ATGACCACTATCGGAACTCCCCTGTCACCGTGCGCCACCCGAGTCATGCTGCTCGGGGCCGGCGAACTCGGCCGCGAGGTACTGATCGCCCTGCAGCGCCTGGGCGTCGAGACCATTGCCGTCGATCGCTACGAGAACGCGCCCGGCCACCAAATCGCCCACCATGCGCGCGTCATCTCGATGACCGATCCCGAGCAGTTGCGCGCCCTCATCGAAGCCGAGAAGCCCGACCTGGTGGTCCCCGAGATCGAGGCGATCGCCACCGCCACCCTGGAGGCGCTGGAGGCCGAGGGCGTGGTGCGCGTGATCCCGACCGCGCGCGCGGCGCGGCTGACGATGGACCGCGAAGGCATTCGCCGCCTGGCGGCCGAGACACTCGGATTGCCCACCAGCCCTTACAAATTCTGCGATTCGCTCGACGAGCTCCGGGCCGCGATCGACCCGGAATCCGGGGGCATCGGATACCCCTGCGTGGTCAAGCCACTGATGAGCAGCTCCGGCAAGGGGCAGAGCAGGCTGGACGGACCGGCCGACGTGCAGAACGCCTGGGACTACGCGATGGCGGGCAGCCGGGTGAGCAACAACCGGGTGATCGTCGAGGGATTCGTCGACTTCGACTACGAGATAACCCTTTTGACGGTCCGCGCACTGGGCACGGGTGGGCAGGTCGAGACGAACTTCTGCGCGCCGATCGGGCACCGGCAGGCCAACGGCGACTACGTCGAGAGCTGGCAGCCTCATCCGATGTCGGACGCCGCCCTGCGCAGTGCCGAGCACATCGCCCGGGCGGTCACCGAAAACCTGGGCGGGCAGGGAATTTTCGGTGTCGAATTGTTCGTCAAGGGCGATCAGGTGTACTTCAGCGAGGTGAGCCCGCGCCCGCACGACACCGGCATGGTCACCATGACCACGCAATGGCAGAACGAGTTCGAGTTGCACGCCCGCGCCATCCTCGGCCTGCCCGTCGACACGACATTGAAGTCCCCGGGGGCGAGCGCCGTGATCTATGGCGGAGTCGATGCTCAGGGTGTGGTGTTCGACGGTGTCGAGGAGGCCCTGCGGGTCCCGCGGACGGATCTGCGGTTGTTCGGTAAGCCGGAAAGCTTTGTCACCCGCCGCATGGGCGTGGCACTGGCACGCGACGAAGATGTGAATGCCGCGCGCCGCAACGCCGCCGAGGCCGCGAGCCGGGTCCGCGTTTCCGGCTGA